The nucleotide window CAAGATTCATGTAAGAAAGTTAAGTTTTTCAAAAGTTTGCAACATAACTTCCAAAACAGAAAGCTTAGGAGGTTCTTGGACCTTAAACTTGATGGAGAACAACCACACACAAGCCCCATAATCATGGGTTTGATTGAGGACAAAGTGGGTAGAATGTTTTTCACAAGGAATGAACTATAAGCTGAACATATATAAAGTTTAGTGAAAGTAGAAAATTAAACCCACTTTGGACACCAAAATCGGAGTTTTACCACCTTGTTACACCTTGGTGAACATTGGGTAACAAACCTTGATGTTGTCCAAGTGCTTTGAAGCAAgaaaactcaaagaaaaagtaATAGAAGTGAGTTAGAACTCACTTTGAACTTCAAAGATATTCTGCCCAAAAATCAGAATTTATGGATGATTTTGAAGTGTTGTGAGAGTGATTAAATGTTTGGAAAGTGAAAATGAGGTGTAGGAGGCTCCTATTATAATGGGGGATTAGGGTTTAGGTAACTAAAGAAGTTGGTGGTGGTTGGGAGTTGGAAAAAGAGAAATGGAGACAAAATTCGCGTATTTTAAAAGCTTATGCCAGATCTGGTCATTTTGCACGGTCGTGCAAATCAAGTGCACGGTTGTGCGGATGGCGGATCGCAGAGTGGTTCACTTCAGGTGCGCGGTCATGCGGATCGCAGTGTGCATGGCCGTGCGCCTCAGTTGCATGGTCGTGCACTACCTGCAGAATTTACTAAACTTTCTAGAATTGCAGTTTGACCCATAGAGTTTGATAATTCCATTATGTTATGCTAGAAACTCATAATTAAGAATGTTTTTAGGTATTTCAAGTGTATCAAAGTAACGTATGAGTATAATGCATGTATAATTGATAATTTCAAGTATTTCAAGTGTCGGTTTTTTGCGTATAAACATGTATTCGAGTTTGTAGCTCATAacacaagtatgtaacatgtataagTATAAAAAAGAATTCTATTATGATCAAAGCCTTGAATTACAAGATTGGGAAGAGAGTACGAATGGGATATGATTATAAGTTTCCGAAAATAGAGTTACCAAtacactttctaaataaggaaggTACGGAAAATGCGAAGCGGTACAACacttatgttattaatttttCTCTTTCCTATACGCTCATAATAAAATACAGAGGGTGAATATGAGCCTCTAAGGGTATACGGGGCGCAATCGGGGAGGGGCTCGGTGAACcatttccccgatcgggaacaccgccgccatccccgcggggtcccgaatcggggTGTGGTTTGGGTGTGGGGTTACCGCTTGGAAATGGCACGATGAACGAGATTTGACCGTTGCCAACGgtcgtttttttaaaaaaaaaaaaatcaattttttttaaaacaatatatatactaACCAAACCTAAttcattttttaccacattcacaaCAAACCCACACCAAAACTCTAAAACTTTTATATCTTTTAaacacaaaatggattccaagttccCGTTTCTTTCTACCTTACCCGAATTTCCCGACGATGACGATGCGTCGTCAAGCGATAGTAGCTtagttttcttccaaaatctcatccagcaagcggagctactagacacggcatcgtctagtaaaaaaaaatatgtccGTCGGGATCGTGTGGGGGGCCACgagacactcatggccgattatttcgttgaaaatccaaaatttagtgaagatacttttcgtcacaggtttcgtatgtccaagtcgttgttcctaaaaattgttagtgacgtggaagcgtatGACGAGTGGTTTCAAGAAGGCTTAGACGGTAGAATGAAGAAAAGCTTTACACCATTACAAAAGGTTACTTCGgcaattaaacaacttgcaaccggtaacccaccagacgagggggacgagtatttaaatatgtctgaaaggacctctcgtgagtgccttgaatatttctgcgagacggtatgtaaaaggtatggcggtgaatgtatttttttttctagttcgaatgtatttttttttctagttcgaatgtttttatttttaatttaatgaaatgtcttttatttaatttttatttttaaaaggtatggcggtgaattcctacgtagaccaacgagccacgacatcgcgctattgtatcaggctcatgaggatAGGCATCACCTACCTGGCATGTTAGGGAGTCTCGATTGTACACACTTTgtctggagaatgtgccccacagaattgcgtggacaatacatgagaggcgatcatcaatacccgacggttatgttagaagcggtagcgtctcaagatttgtggatttggcatgctttttgtgggccagcgggttcacaaaacgatatcaacgtgctgcaacaatctccgttatttcttgctcaacgaaatggaacggcgccaaattgtccatttcaagtgaacaaccatttatacaaacgcgggtattatcttactgatgggatctaccctacttggtccgtgtttgtgaagtcttttccatatccacacgacccgaacgaaaaaaaaattcaagaggcaacacgaggccgcaagaaaagatgtggaacgggcgtttggtgtgttaaagtcgaagtggggaatactaaatcgtccaatgcgttcgaaaacggtgaaaaaaataaggtccatcgtgtatacgtgccttattttacacaacatgattataaaagacgacggaagggcgatagcaccggttcatattcaagatcctccagtcgaacccgtcttcgatgatacagcctatacggagctcattgacgaagacacgcattggaggctaaaacacgatctcgttgagcatctcggaagtttagatttgcctcaccttgaagttgattcggacgaggagtagtttgtttttatatttttttaggttGAATGTATCTTTTTTTCTAGTtcgaatgttttttttaatttaatgaaatgtcttttatttaatttttatttttactaatctttttttaatttataaaacatgCATTATTTtagagaataaaaaaaaaaaaaaaaaaaacaactcacctaataggtgagtgccgccatcaaaacaaggtattaggggagtgtattaggTGAGTTGACGTGGCACCATGTGATTGGCTATGTGTAAGatgggggactcacctattaggtgagcaccccttacaccctaaatATTGCAGTTGCACTTTAGTTTCTATAAAATTTTCTCTGTAAGATTCCAATGTAGTggtgtttttattgttttctctGTTTCTTCGTCTATATTATATAGGATGTGTGAATATATATAGAATGTAGGAATATAGAGGTTCCAATGTGAAGGTATTAAAAACATATGAAAAAAATATCCCTAACTAAATGTGTATAAAATCACTATTGTTATTGTTTTCTTTGGTAAAGATGGTCAATTCACATATTTGTTATCTTATGTATGTTTGGATATTGGTTATCATACTTATTTTTGGATATTCGGATAATACTTAGTTTTTTTATGTTGGGATGTATGGgtaatatttatttttgtatgtttggatatttttatatattagtaCTAATATTTTGTATTTATTTAGCTATTTGATCCTGGGTATTAGAATTTTGAATAATGAAATACAGAAAAAGTTAACATAACTATTTGTGACCGAAGTGGCGATCGCAGGCTGAAACGTACCTTGGTGGCTTGGTTGCTCGGTAAACACAACTAACCAGGTCACAAAATTGGTGGATAATGGTTTTGTTAGCTAACGTTCGGTCGCAATATCATTCACAACAATATTTTGATCACAAAAGTGAGTTTCCATCAGGCTTTAAGCAACCACCGAATCCGATCATAAAAGAGTATTTGTGACCATTTAAAGTTCGTTTAGGAATACTATAGATCTCTATTCATTATAAATAAATATTTCTACAATTCATGCAACAAATATTACATATTGTATTTTATAACACTTTATGGAATTTATCCAATCATGAGTCATGACCATATGTCTATGTAGAGAAACATATATAATCATATGGCTTTTGATTCTATTGTTTTTTTGAGAATGGCCTTACAGGTTCTtgtaatgtttttaaaaaaactaGGATGTTATATTACTTCACAAATGCTAAATTTACATTCATTCGATCATATAATGCTCACATAGTAGAATTTCGGTCCCCCAATGTGTCATTTTAGGATACATTCTTCCTCCTTGAACTCATTGTCACCATACAACACTTTGTATAAATCCAAAACAGAACTCATGATACCATCAGTCACACCACCTATACTTTAGAATCACCCACTAACAAGTTTATCCTGTTTTACAACTTATAGGCATCACGTTGAAATTATATGGCCCCTAGTTACTCAAAATATATGAATTTTGTATTTTGGAGGTGGGTATAGGTTCAAGTGATACACGCTTGGTGCTACTCTTGCACATACAACATGACTCGTGTCTAAAGGTTCACCATATGCATCACTTATTGCTTATGATGAAATATTTGACGTAATTATCAAGCACACTATATTTTGAGGTTTCTCTTCTAAAAGTCTCAGCAGATTGGGCTCGCGATCTCAAGggatttttatttcaaaattgtCGTCTACTCTTGAGCATCTTAGTTTCATTGGTTTGAACACATACTCATCTCGCCCATACTCTTATCAACCTTAGACTGCACCATTTCTTTTAAGGGTCTTTATGTATCTCATCGTTCACTACTACAAAAACCTGTATTTGCTACAACTATATCCATAGCAAACAACCTTTTGCTACGACCAAATCTGTAGGAAACATTCTTTTGTTACGGATTCGGTCCTTAGCTAATAATTTTGTCGCTAATCACTTTTGCTAAGGACTTTTGCTAAGGATTTGACCCAATCGCTTCGTGTATCACGAGTCTTTCATGTTTTAGGTTTAAGACTAACAATTTGGATATTAGATCTGTAAATATTGTATCATTGCACCATTGTTGATTGTTCAATACATAGAGATATTgttaatataaaagaaattatatacCATGACACATGTATATAATCCCTTTTTCTTTAACGTTCAATCCCCCCCCCCTCTCTTGTGTAGAGTCTAGTACCCAACTACTCATCATGGAAATATTTAAATGGTTATTTGGTTGTGAAATTATAAAGTCATCGAGTTTAACACCTTAGACATCACAACAATTTAACATAATATTTGTTTAGTGCCTATTGAAAACACAAAACTTAAATGTGTATGGTTGTGTGAGTTTGCTTTCCACTCTATGTTAGGGGGTCCAATTTAAAAAGGGATAAAGTTGATTAAAGAAATGTTTATTTCTATACAATAAAACTTAAATTCTAAGATAAGTTATAAAATGATGGAATATAATGTGGTGTATTTTAAAATATGAAACATGTGGACTTTAGATGGTCAACGTGGAAGTTTCCTATCCTCTTTGTCAAATAACTTCTTAGCTCTTTCCCAATTCATTTCACATTTGCTTTCTTCTTGTTTATTTTCTAAAACTTATTGATTAAGGATGCGgttatcatatatatatttttttcatatcTATTTCAAGCGTCTTTTATATATCACCAAATATCGTAGAATCACATGTAACAATGTTTTGAAAACTATACCTTAATTAAACGGATCATTTAATTAGTTACTAGTCAGACCATTTGATCTGGTATTACAAGCTGGATAAAGTTATAAGTAATATAAAGTTTTTAAAAGATATAAACATACCTAATTTACATTATAAAAACATTACTTTTCTAAATattataattaaataattattactCTCTTGACGTTCTAATATAATTAGATAGTCCAACGTTGGTTAGGTGTATGATTTGATTAATGGGGTATCTATTATTTTTCCCCTATGTCACGACTCACAAGTGAAAAGACTTCATCCGCATCATTGTCTACACTTGACCACAATTGTCGTGAATCATGGCTTATTCTTGGTCACGGCCAGTGGCGAAGATTGAATGAAAACTCAGTGAGAGCCGGACTATCAAATCCAAATCGGTGGGGGACAGACTattaaaaatccaatattttacactgcaaaaaaattcgaaaattttcgGTAAAATTAACACTACGAGCGAAAAACCGGTGGGGGCCGGGGCACCCCTGGGCCACCATTAACATCCACCTTTGGACTCACAGCTCGCAAGAAGGATGGAATCGTGGAACACACTGGGCACAGATGACCCTAATTCTCCAATCGAAAAAAGTCTACCCACTTAATTCGGTAGAAACCAAAATAGATCAGTTCGACATGTAATGTTGTTTGTATGATTAACTGACATAACACAAAACGAGTCGAAACAAATGGCAGTGCTCCATAGTATGAAAACTTGACTAGTGGTGCAAGCGGTTCTCAGTCTGATGGGTTAGATCGAACAACCTGATTAAAAAAATATGGGCATATGCAAGTGTACGTTGCACTGGTCAGATAAAAAGGGAGAGATGAAAAGACACGACAAATGAGAGTATTTTCATCGTCAGATGAACATGTTAGTTGTCCCTTGCTAAAGTTACCCTCCTCGGGATATGTTGGTGAAGATTCTTTGGACGCCAGGCATTGTAAGAGTTCACAAACATATCAATGGTGTTATAACCCATGGATCACCAATGGAAACTTCATCAACGGCTATAAACACCCCCGGTACAAAGACAAATATCACTAATAAATCACGTATGATGTGTTAGTGATGGACCAACGATGACATCTTCATTGATGGATGGCTAGTAGACACATTGCTGGCATATTACTAAGAGACTTATCACCGAAAAATTACCGACAATATTTTGTCGCTTGCTTCACTAACAGGTCACCGACCGCCGCCAATCACAAATCATtcagtattttttttttgaaataaaaaattgaatttacagttttctaaaaataaagtaTACCATAGTTTACGGAAATTAAAATTTACAATATCTGCAATAATTTGTGTAAATAAAAATTTACAGTAACATATGGAATATGCTTATACAATGACAACTTATCTAGCTAGGAGGAAGGGGAGTCCATACTTGTATTTGCATTTGGCTTACGAAGAAACACTAGTCTAATCCGCAGGGGATAGACCAAAAATGTCTTGACTGGAGGGTTTACCTTTTGGTCACCGTGAGCTCAAATCCAAGGAAATATGACCTGCAAAACTAGCAACACCGTGAGACTCATTACGAGAAAAAGGGGTGGAGGTTCTTCTCGTAACAACCATCTGACAACGTGAGAATAAGTTTTGTTcttctagagaaagagagagaacgCAATATTTAGAGTGAGAATGTGACGTGCCATCAATTATACATATTATTAGTGCATAATTACCCCTATTTTAAGGTATTTTTTATAACTTTATTGTtgaaaatactacctaaattattcCTATATGGTAATTGTAGGTTTTTAAGGTCTCTAGATGAAAAGAAGTGAAGAATAAGCAAAAACGAGGCAAAAATCTAAGATTCCAAGAAAATCATTAAGTTGCCATATAGGCATGACCGTTCCAGGCTATAGGCATGGCCTTGCATGATACCTAGTAATACAAAGTCAACAAATCAACCCAAGAATGGTCAACAAAAGTCCACGATATGCGGAGGCATGGTCGTGCACACCTATGCACGCCCGTGCATGAATAAAACAACTAATGGAAGCTTCGATATCCAACAAGAATGACACATGTTCAAGCCCTGTATGGACACCTGTCCATGCACCCCTACACTCCTCCAGCCAATAAATAGAGGCCCTTGGTTGCTCATTTTTCTCATCCCATTCTGTCACACTCTCAATTTCCACTTGCAAGGTTTGACCGCGAGACGCGTGACAAACAAGGATCTAAGACACCAGTCATATAGATTGATCTCTATATGAATGAAAATACATTTTCAAACCATTAAGTACAATACGGAAGCGTAAAGTAAAATGTAAACTAAGGTATGTGCATAAAACAAATAGGTAAAATAAACCAACAAAATTTAATTGTAAAACCATGCAAAATGTAAAATATAGTTTTGACATCCATGCGTGCAACCTAGCCGTGAGAGATACCTTAGTGACCTGAGAAACACATGCAAGAAAAGTGTCAACAATGATGAGTGAGTTCACAGGTTTGTCAAATAATATTTGTTTCACTGTTTGAGATTTATAATAGTTATTAGCAGTTTTTTTGTCATATTTATAGGTAGCTAACCTAGGTATTATGTCACTAAATGTTCGCAATTGAAGCTGACTGTTTATGCGTTGTTTGCCTTTGTACCAGGTCTATCACTGACCATGCCAGAGTGTTAGGCAAATTTTACACCTCTTCGACCTTTACCGGTCGGGTTAGCGCGACTAACTCGAGTGGGCCTTGTCGGGCCCAGTAGTACTACCAAAAACTTCCTCGCTATCCAATACTAACGGTCCGAGAATGTAAGGGCTTAATTTGTGATTATGTTGCACTCTAGTGACCATAATAATATAACAAAAATTCTAATTTAACTGTACATTACTTTACCATAATTTTGTGCATGTTTTCACCCCATGTGTTTAAATAATTTTTAAAAGAGaatagtgtgtgaactcaccttagttttgctcggttAGAATTATGTGACTATGAGTTGTTAGAGTTAACCACATCTTGATACGTTTACATGTTGTTATTAGTTAAATGATTTGGACAACACATTGTGGTTTCATGTATACTATCGTATAGACATTCTACATCAAGGATCATGGAAAGTTCATGCATACACGTAAAATGAAGACACACATACATACTAAACGACATTTATTCATGTTAGACACCCCAAGAACATTTTATGTAACCAATTAGATGCATTCACAAACAATAACACAAAGTTCAGAGAATTTCAGCTTTACTTTAGTTTTTAAGCTTGTTTGAGGATATTATAAATACTAGCAAATGGGTCAGAAAAATTACCAATAATTTATGAGACATGTCAACTAGTCCTTTTCAACTTGTATATTTTTCTCAAGTCTTAAATGTGCACACAAAAATCACTAAAAATTACGTAACACATAAAGGTCAAAACTATCATCTTCTATCTTCTGATCTGATGATAGTTTACGgtttaaatttatataaaaatccTCGTCCACCCGATAGACGCAATTCCAGTTGGAGCATTTCATAATCTCTTATTTTTATCTATAGTAAAAGTTTCAGTTATTAACTCCGACTATTACCCAAGTTATGACTCTCGTAATGgactgcaatttctgcagaaaaacGTAGCTTTGACCTTTGATTTATTTAAATCTTTTAACTGACCAAAACTTGTCGGAAAAATACGAATAAAGTGGTGTTTGATAGGAAATTCTTTAAATTTGATTTTAGACTCAAGAACCATTCGATTTCGTCATGTTTTGACCAAGAAACAACCGTTACAAGTCAACACAAAAATCTGGAAAGAACCTGAAATCTTACTGCTCTTAGTCAAAACGTGTTATGATGATTTTATCAAACTTTTCGGCTACTATAGTAGGTATAACATCAAATACATTAGATTTAACATCAAGTTTCTAATCAAGATCATAGTACCAAATCAAAACCCTAGCCCTAAACATGCACATATACGTAAAATATAAATTGACAATTCACCTAAATCATCAAGAACTTGATTCTAAGCAAACCCTAGTTTTTCATGCATTCATGTAATCATGTATTCAACAAATCAAAGCCAAGAACTCATATATATGTGAACATGAACTACAAACAAGGCAAAGATATGTTATCGAGAGAGATATAGAGGCTGGGAGAGAGGGAAGAGGTCAAGAGAAGATATGAAGCCGGTGAGTGATCGTGAGTTTGGGAAGGAGAAGGTTTTGGTCGTCTGATGATATGGGGGGGGGGCGATCTAGGGTTgggtttgtttttatttatttattttaaaacaaagttatacatgTGGTCCCTCATGTTTCTACCAAAACCCTTCTAACCCCTTAGGTTTTCAAAACCCAAACTTGGGTAGAAATTTATACATATAACTTTGCGTTTTAAGCCAAAAAAGCCCCTGGTGTTCAAAAGTTTCTCAAATATCGCAAAGGAAGTTAATTAAGTTAACTTTAAGTGTATGTACGGGATTAACCCTCATCGTTTAGATTAATCCCATAAGTTATAACTTGCATGCATAATATAATTGCACGTATAATATAGTTGTGTTTATGAGTGTTTTGTAAATCGTAAAGATTTAACTGAGAGAGTTAATGGCGTTAACCTGAAAGTACGGGATGTCACACATTCCAACCATTCTTCTCCCTCTTTTCACACACATACTCTCTGGTCTTGAGAGGTCACAAGGAGTTTAGGATCACTCCAAGAAAACACTTGTATAGCaatgttttagagagagaacttGTAATCAACAACCTTCATCTAGCTGTTTGATTCTTCCACTTGATTCACCATGATCATTGCATGTGGACAAGTTACTATGGCCATTCTTGGATAATCTTCTAGTGTTGTTTGGGTTGTAAATGAAACTTGGTATGAATTAGATGTTTAAACTTTGGCAAAATGGTGTATTATGTCTTTGATAAATCTTTTACCCTTCTTCTTTGTTAATGGGGCTTGTGAGCCAGTTTTGGTCTTTGATCTTGTGGGTGTTCTTGATAATTTTGGTGGTATGTTGCCTATTAGTAAACTCATGGTGTATGATAACCCGTATACTAGTAGAAGGATCCCATTTTGGGTAGAGGTTGACGCTGGAAACACATCTTGTGATCAACCCTCACTTATCAAGGATATCATTGTTTGCCTGCACGGTCTATATGCTAGGTTTCAATGATAAGCCAAAACTTGGTTATGCTACTTGTATAACACAATCTATATGTTACGCTTGGCGCAGACCAAGAGTTGGGGAACCCATGTTAAAATCTTTACCTCTTTATATATatttgagtaaacttccgttttgctccctgtggtttggtcattttaacggttttgctccaatagtttaaaaatagccattttcctccctgatttttcCAACTTATCTTCATTTTGCTCCCATCCTCTAACTCCATCAGGGAggaaactggcgacaaactcgaaagattggggagcaaactggcgacaaactcgaaagatcagggaggaaaatggctatttttaaactattggagcaaaaccgttaaaatgaccaaaccacagggagcaaaacggaagtttactctatatattttattattataacatCACCCGTTAAATAAAGATCCATCACCTCAACCAATCACAAATGTTATCAGCACCTATACGAAACACCTATATATATCCTTGATGGTCCGATAAGATGGATCATCACTAGAAGGATTGCAAAGTATAGTGTTGTAGAAGAATAAGAAGAAGAGTAGTTGGAAGTCTTAAAACCAAACTTAGTTGATTTCTTTTTGAAAATGAGTCTTCTTCTAAGCAAGGGTAATGGATTTACTTTGAATTAGCTCTA belongs to Helianthus annuus cultivar XRQ/B chromosome 5, HanXRQr2.0-SUNRISE, whole genome shotgun sequence and includes:
- the LOC118492542 gene encoding uncharacterized protein LOC118492542 yields the protein MADYFVENPKFSEDTFRHRFRMSKSLFLKIVSDVEAYDEWFQEGLDGRMKKSFTPLQKVTSAIKQLATGNPPDEGDEYLNMSERTSRECLEYFCETVCKRYGGEFLRRPTSHDIALLYQAHEDRHHLPGMLGSLDCTHFVWRMCPTELRGQYMRGDHQYPTVMLEAVASQDLWIWHAFCGPAGSQNDINVLQQSPLFLAQRNGTAPNCPFQVNNHLYKRGYYLTDGIYPTWSVFVKSFPYPHDPNEKKIQEATRGRKKRCGTGVWCVKVEVGNTKSSNAFENGEKNKVHRVYVPYFTQHDYKRRRKGDSTGSYSRSSSRTRLR